The sequence TTGCATCAGTTGGCCCAAATTTTTGTCTCAGTTGGAAAAAAAGTTCAGAGAGCTTCAGTTTGGGTGGTTAATGTATTTAGATGGTTCAGGTTAGAATATGATGAGCTGGTTTGAAATCTCTTCTTGAGACATTCAGAATCATTAACATGCTGAGCACTGAGGCATGATAACTGATCAGTGATTTAGCTGTGCATGAGAGCGCCTCAAACTGcatcttctcacacacacatgcacgtgaatacacacatgcacatacaggCATGAACACAGACCTGGTTTTATCTCCATCTCATTTAAGGTGAAAAAAAATCAGCTATTATGGTTATTAAAAGAACTCTAACCAAACCTATGCATGTTTATCTGTCTCAGGTTGCTTTACTGCGAGCTCATGCTGGAGAACATCTGCTACTAGGAGCTGCCAAACGTTCAATGCTGTATAAGGACATTTTACAATTAGGTGAGTTTAAAAGCACATCGGAAATGTGGATATGACAGTCTTCTGGACTCAAGcgcttttattaatgttttacttcaCAATTTTCCATGTTTCTTGCAGGTAATGATCACATAATTCCACGAAACTGTCCCGAATTGGAGGTGAGCCGTGTGTCTATAAGGATCCTTGACGAGTTAGTGCTTCCCTTCCAGGATCTCCAGATCGATGACAATGAATATGCCTGCTTGAAGGCCATTGTATTTTTCGATCCAGGTAGATAAATTGCCCTAAAACTGAGACAAAACAGAGCAGAATGTCAAGTGAGTTTTCAAACAGAACTAATGTGATGGTATTTCTCACATAGATGCCAAAGGTTTAAGCGACCCAAGCAAGATCAAACGTATGCGATACCAAATTCAAGTTAGTTTAGAGGACTACATCAATGACCGGCAATTCGACTCGCGGGGGCGGTTCGGCGAGCTACTTCTTCTGTTGCCGACGCTGCAGAGCATCACCTGGCAAATGATCGAGCAAATCCAGTTTGTTAAATTGTTTGGAATGGCGAAGATAGACAACCTGCTACAAGAGATGCTTCTAGGAGGTAACTGATTTCTGTTACTGAAATGAAACTTTGTAGACCAGTGCAAAGTCATGGTTATTAGACAGCACTAAATGTAAATAACCCTTAACTTTGGATGGCTGTCAAAAGGTTCAATACTTGAGATGCATGATAAAAAATTTAGGAACTGCTTGTCATAATCTTGAAGACTGAGATAAAAAAGGCAGCCACTCCACTTTCTTAATAACCCTACATAGATCATATAGACTGAAATACAAGTTCCATCTTCCAAATCACAGATTTAATGACTCTCTTTTTCTATCAGGTTCAGCTAATGAAGCTCCTCATGCCCATCATTCTCTACACCCACATCTGGTCCAGGAGCACCTCAGTAACAATGTCATAGTCACCACAAGCATGGCCACTCCAATTCACAATGGCCAGATGTGTAAGTAACACTATCTTCTTGAACTGCGTGATTGAAAATTTGTTATAATGGAGAACTGAACATAAAATATAGGTCCTTCAAATGAGAAAGCCAGGTAGTCAGGGACAAACAGACGTGTTGGAGTAATCCCTGCCAGAATTGTAGAAACTAATCAGGCTTATTTTGTCAAAGCAGGCTACTGTAATGCTTTTCTACCCTAATGCCTTCAGAAATTTCATAAGCGTGCTTATTTCATGTCAACCAATGGTTTCTTTCGGATGTTATCATGCTATgcaaattatgtttatttaaggTTCCATAATACCCCTATGTGGACCCTTGAACTAATGTATCTTCTTGCTCTTTTTACAAACAGCGACTCCGGAAACTCCAATCCCATCTTCCCCGACGGCCTCAGGTTCTGATCATTACAAAATGTCTCAGGGTGTTATAGCCACAGTGCCCAAGCAACTAAGCTCCATCCATCAACCAACCATCACTAAACAAGAGGCCATCTGAGTGCACAGAGAAATACAGATTGAGTTTTTCTTTGTAAACTTGGTACTATTAATAGGCTGTGCTAAGTATGACAATTCATTCTCATAGCCATCTGGACAAGTTTTTTAGTAAAGACACTGAAATTGTTAAGAATTTCCTATTTTAAGAACTTTAGACCAAAAGAGTTGAGTTTAAAGTTGTGCAACAATCacactttaaatatatatgttcATCCCATTCTTTGGTTTGCAGTTTGCTGTATGTATGTTTTAGAACGAACCAGTGGTGCATATTTATACTACCAAAGGAATCACAACAGCATTCAAAAAGTCAGAAAGTAACATGTAATACGAAGGTTATGcaagttttcttcttctttcaagGAGAGTTTGAGTTCCATGAATGTTACAACAGGCCTGACTATGATCAGATGTTTGTTTTAGTGTACAGTATTTTAACAGCTTGCCACTGGCTCTTATAGTACTTTTATGATATCCTGATAGAATACATAACATTTTGTGCCTTGGAAATATTGTTATTTACCAAAATGCTGgtaattattttatgtatgctAAGAATATGTGAATTTCATATTTTTCTGTATGTGCCATacttaaattgtaaatataacGATTTCCTTTTTTTCATGAATGGATTTAGTCTATTATAATTCATGATTTtaggataataaaaaaaaatgtgtttcctgTTCAACCCCTTGTAACTAGATAGtgatgtgtatgtatgcatacaGTAAGAGAATGTCACACTCATTTGTAGTTTTACATATTGGTCATTCACTGCCCCTTTACAATTACTGCCTTCTAGGAGAAGGGTTATTTCAAACTTGCAATATGAACTGATATTAAATGTCAAGgctatatttttacataaaagtGTTCCGTTGTTTATTTCCATTCATATCTCTATAGTTAtcatttaaaatcttatttttagGTCACACAAGCTGCTATATTGTACATTTTTAGACAGCATCCACCATAATTTCAGTAGGTTCAATAAGCCTTTTTATTTGGGAGATACAGTTTTTATATACTCTACTAAATCCAACTTAAACCagtcttaaatgtttttttttttgtttgttttgaatttgGACAGGTTTCAGGCATGTATTGGATCAGGCTACTTTTCTCGTAATCATCTCCAGCCGTAAAACCTGCATCAAAACAAGATGATAAAAGTAAGTGTACGTGGCACAGAATGGTCAAGGATTTTTTAGTGCTGGAGGTGTGTGCTTCTCAACACTGATAACAGgcaataaaacaatttataaagCAGGCGCCTAACTGATAGTTTCTCTTAAGAAATCTGTCAAGGAATGATATAGGCATAACCAGTATTGCCAGTTTTTGAATGATTTAGTGATCACATCTATAATTCAATAAACATGGTGTCAAGTTGCATTCAAGATATAACAtcacttcaatatatatatatattgaagtgaTGTTATATCTTGAATGCAACTtgcaaatatatatctatatatatatatatctatatacatatctatatatatatatatatatatatatatatatcataacggTTTCGAATAAACCGTAATGTATAGGTAATGATGAGACAGAAAGTAACAAAGTGTAGCCTGTTAAcccacacttcagctttaagggAAACAGGCTGATTAAACGTCTAGCGTCATACATCAAATGACACAGAGTAACCAATGGTAGAACGGCTTGTTTTCACTGTACAAGGAACTTATGGCAGGTTTTTATATATTGCTTTTGATTTCTGTTCAATTTTACATGAAGGGCATCAACTTTTACACGTTTAAATATTGTAATCATTCAGCATTGTAAAGTACCATGTCTGGCTTCATAATTTAATTAAAGTAATTCATGAACACCAAAATAGCACCAGGAGTTCTTTTACAGTTGTTctttataaaatatcttgctGTATGTAGGAAATGCTGTATAAAATAATATCATCATTAGTTTAATTTAATAGTCACCAGGAAGTTGGACATTGtcattgtataaaataaaatatgaacatggtATTGGCAAAATCTAAATTTTTCCAACAAAACATTGATATTCACACTAGCTGTATCAATTGAACTGCATATTAGAAAATAGTTCTGAAATAGCCTACCTTAAGAGCTAAAGCAGATTCCAAAAAGTAGTAAacgtattaaaattattaaaattaagaatTTTAAGCTGAATCTACATAAATGAAAAAtgcttgctttttaaaaaaaaaattatattgtatttcAGTATTGTCCAATTTTGGGACATTGTTTAAATTGTGCTAAAActgtgaacataaaaaaaaagaattaagtgTACACTATATATAGTGCTCGATTGCATTTGTCCTGCACGGCTCAGTCTTGGCTTCTCTCCATCGAGTCATTCCTCAATCTGTACTGCCTCAAGAGTATGGAGGAGTGGCTGGAAGACTTGACATGTCTGCCTGGTCCAGAACGCCGCTGGAGGCTGAGGAAGAGTTTGTGGTGGAGTTCTGTCAGCCTGATCCTCTGGAGGGCGTCATTCTGCCAGATTCCATGCTATTTGAGGGAGAGCAAGCAGGCGCACATAGAGAGGACTCCTTCAGACATCTACATTCCCAGCTTTATTATTGTCACTGACTTCCTGGCAACGTGCAACTGCTTCATTTGAAACATTTGTTTAGCTTTGACTACCTATGTATTCACAGATCACCGGATGAGTCTGACTGTTTAAAATATGAAGTACAGATAGCCATTTAGATGCTGGATATTTGTTCATTGAAGAGGCTTATTTTATCCTGTAGAGAATAAAATAATGACCATGTTTATTTCTGATTTGTCTACAGAACATCTctaacatattttgttttccttaTTTATGTCTTTGACTGTACGCAAGTGTGTTACATTTTTGTACACACAATACCTTTGTCATTGTAAGTTACATGATAAGCTTTAGAAATTGTTTGACATCAAGTAGTACATTTACAGCATATTAGGCTGAGGTGAGTTAGCTCAGTATACTTTATGTCTGGACTACATACTATTTTTAAAGTTAAGTGGACAACAAAGTTCACGATTTgtgtttgtatattgtcatttatATTGACGTTAACCTTTAAGGTCGTATACATCTTGTTTACATAACTGGTTTACATAAGTATTATGCTTCATTAAGCAAGggatgtattttaatttttgtctTACCGAGTACATTTATGCCTTATTTTCAAGCCTTATGTTTATGTCAGACCATATGTCAGTATTGTAgccatatcttattatttaaatagcctactttattatttctgtttgagAAAAAAGTCGAtaaagattataattttttttttaagtgaaaagaCTCTGTTGTTTGTGGTTGGCTGAAGAAGCGCTGCGTAGTATGAAGTTCACCAGAAGATGGAGACATACACCATCTGACAGAAACTTCATCCACAAGCACACTTCCTTCCTGACATCTGGAAAAATGAATCAGTTCATAGTGTGTTCACAAGCACCATCCACAATAACATAAAATCCATACTTACAGCCAATACAAATAATATCTTCTTCAAAATATAAAGCTTTCAGAAATCGTCATGcttaatttgcttatttttgctgaCAATGGTGGCCAAGTTACCACAGTTTCATAACAGAAACAATCACTCTAGGTTGGAATTTTGGCGAAAATTGTGGTTGCCATGGTAATTTTGGAAGGATATTCAGCACTCACCTACATACTCCAGCCTGGAAACTTGCTTCCTTTCCATAAATCTCccttaaaacaaacatttcaagatgtcatttatttaaagttactGTTCAGTGCACGGTTTTATCAGGTGATGAGCTCCGCGTGAACAAAGCGACGTGCTGTTATTGGTGAGAGAACAGGCGGAGTGTGATTGGCTGTGGGATCACTCCATTTTGGAAACAGCTGTTCAATGCCTTATCCCTCTTGGCTCTTTTTCATTGTGTTCAATACACAGTCAGGGGAGCGTTTGGGATTGACCAGGAATCTCTCAACAGATCAAGTAAAATCCATTGAGTCGGTGTGTGGAATGTGGGAAGAGCTTTTGGAAATGAAGGGGAATCCCGACAAAGAATGAATGGCGTATGGCGTTGTAACAAGTGGAAGAAAGTGAAGCGGATCAAGGTTAGTGCTTGTTACAGTGATCAGGGTTGATCATAGTCGATATGGTATATATAGTATTATCTACAAATGTAACAAAACACATTGTCGCGTTACTTTTCATTCTGAAAATATGCATAGAGATTGTGGTTACATTTTTACACGATGATTCGTGACGCTTCTTTGTATTAGACTTTGAGGAGTAGTAATGATGCAAgggtttgtattgttttattcatGCTATTGTACGTCtgcaaaatattcaaaataagtttaaattCCCCTTAATCTAAATATGTAGTTGGCATTGGTTTTATAAAATGGTCTGGGTTGTTTATCCTTAACTTGGCGACTGTTTACTAGTTGATTTCCCAACGTTAAAAGGGACAGTTCgccctaaaattaaaatttagctACCCTCTTTTTGTTCCAGCGCTGTTTGACGTTATTCTGTGGATCACGAAAGATGTTTAGTGAAATGTAAGGAATGGACAACCTCAGTCAACCGTTTAATGACTCCTTTTCCATATAATGCAAGTGAATGATGACTGGAATTGTCCTTCTGCCTGACAACGTGAAGATCCGTGAACAATGACaggaattatatttttaacagaCACTTTATGACCTTttatttacaggtgctggtcatataattagaatatcatcaaaaagttgatttatttcactaattccattcaaaaagtgaaacttgtatatttattcattacacacagactgatatatttcaaatgtttatttct is a genomic window of Carassius carassius chromosome 46, fCarCar2.1, whole genome shotgun sequence containing:
- the LOC132129323 gene encoding hepatocyte nuclear factor 4-alpha-like, translated to MRLSRPLVDMEMADYSEALDPAYTTLEFENMQVLAMSTDSSSAESANMNAVNHLGAGTLCAICGDRATGKHYGASSCDGCKGFFRRSVRKNHMYSCRFNRQCIVDKDKRNQCRYCRLKKCFRAGMKKEAVQNERDRISTRRSSYEDSSLPSINALIQADVLSRQISSPGSILNGDIRTKKIATITDVCESMKQQLLVLVEWAKYIPAFCDLPLDDQVALLRAHAGEHLLLGAAKRSMLYKDILQLGNDHIIPRNCPELEVSRVSIRILDELVLPFQDLQIDDNEYACLKAIVFFDPDAKGLSDPSKIKRMRYQIQVSLEDYINDRQFDSRGRFGELLLLLPTLQSITWQMIEQIQFVKLFGMAKIDNLLQEMLLGGSANEAPHAHHSLHPHLVQEHLSNNVIVTTSMATPIHNGQMSTPETPIPSSPTASGSDHYKMSQGVIATVPKQLSSIHQPTITKQEAI